The window aGTAATAGGCACCCCAGGAGCTACCAGCTCCTCCattaaacccaaaaccctagttTTATAAGGATGAACACCTTCTCGAAATCCAATGTCGTCAAGAAATCGTGGAACATCAGAGGCCGAATATGTTGCATTTGGGGTGATCACAAGCAGGTTTTTCCGACCGAATATTTCAGGATTCGGCATCAGCCAAAGGTTGCTCTCTGAGCTCCTTTGCTCCCCCCTTACCAGCAACGGATCCACCAACGGGACTCCTAGAGTGTTTCCTGAAGCAAACGTGAGCATTTCATCCACAGTGCCACCCCACGGCGCGCAGAGTGCAACCAAGTGTTTGATGAATTGTCGCCGCCAAGACGGCGGGTTTCGGTTGAGGAGTTGGAGAGCAAAGAGGCCACCTAAGCTGTGTGACACAAGTATGACTGGCTTTCCTCCATTGGAAGTGCTTGCATTTTCTACCAAATGTGTTAGGTCTTGTAAAAACTTGGAGCCGACGTGGCATGGGTGGCCTTCTGGTGCCAAACCATATCGAAAATCGTATGGAGCTCCGAATAGGGTTTCATCATTGACATATCCAATCTTCTCCAATGATTCCACTAATGGTGCCATGTATCCTGTGAtgtgcctatatatatatatagctagccACTATTAGTGCAAACACAACTAATTTTAATTTGCATAAATATATACCATCTAGATTCTTAAGGGTGTGTATACACCTCccatagaattttttttaattttttgacttAGTTAAGGGTATCCCAAAGGCTTAGGCCCAAGGACTAATCCCTCCGGTGCATGTGAAATGCTCCAATTGTGCATTGCACCAGTGTCTGGCCACTTTGACAGCTTCGGGGTTCGAACCTAGGTTGGGGAGCACACCCAACTAGGCAAGAACCATTAGGCTCTCCCATAGAATTCTTTGGGAGGTTATGTTTTTAAAACATAATTCTAAAAACATAAACTCCTATAAAATTATGTTTTGCCAAATTTACCACTTAAAGACTATTTTTAGTGTGAATGTACTGCATAGCGCATACATGAgtaatttttagttaaattttcGCCATGTTTAGGTTAATAACTGTGTTGCTTAAAGCTAATCGGGACAACAAAATTGTTGTGTTGAagttattttgtttctgttgTTCCCACGAGCTTTAATAAAAGCTATTCTTATTTTCAAATCGTTTATGAGTCATGGAATGACGAAAATTTCCACTTACATGACATATAATGTGTTTCAACGggaatttttttatagataaaGTACATTCGCATTTAAAGTTGAGTCTGGACGGTAAATTATGACAAATAAACTTTTGGACGGTAAATTATGACTAATAAACTTTCTAGTGTTATTTGTGCACACCCGCAACAACCTAAGTGGTTTCATCTTAGCAATTTTCCTAAACTATAGTATCTTATATCTAACATGTTATATTATCAGACCGTTAATCTAAGTAACCAATCAATCATTCTTTAGATTCTAAACCTTCAAACAAGTATAAATTCATCAGTTCTTAAAACCATTTGCTGTAAAAAATGCAGAAGGGCACCTAGTTATGAAACAACACGAAGTTATAGCTTACTTGAGACGGGGATCAAGGTAGAGAAGTGACTCAGTGGAACCAAAGTGAGGGACCCTAGTCTGGACCCCAGGGGCATTGTGGTAATCATCCGAAACTGCGTCGTAATAAAGCGTCATCCGCTGAGCAAAACAGCTGGTGAACGGAGCAATGAGGACGGTCGGGTCGAACCACAGCCTGAACCAGCCGTCCTTCTTCTTCTGAAACGGGTACCAACGGTTGCATAACAGACTGGAGGGCTTGTACTCGTTGGTTAACCGGGCTTCCAGCTGGTTCCCGCCATTCCCAGGTATTAAGATCAGAGGGTGGAGGTTGGTAGTTCCTGCCTGACACTTGTACAGCATCAAAACCATTGATGAGAACACCAGCAACAGTTTCAATCCTGGTGATGGCTTCATGATTTGGTTCTCTGATCtgattgttttggatttggCTGTCATCATGTTTGGGACCTTGGGTTGTAGATAATGTGCAAGTATCTTGCTCTGCTACAAGTTTGTGGTTAAGAATGAGATACGTAATGCATGCATATTCATCTAGTTTGGGCGCATAGATAAAGATATTTATAGTGGGGCATGAAACATCACTATTTTTAGTCTCTTATACACTTGCGTTGAATTTTAGCTATtagttttatttgatttttcaatCCGATGGCTAATAACAAAGAGGGTCTGCAAAAAGCTAAAAAAAGTACGTGTGTCAGATTAAAGATCTTAAGTTCAATTTTTCTTGCACTGAAATTTtagatgatttttctttttctctctttttactattataattaGGCATACTAGTTCCAACTAGTTCGTATCCCTTTTACCGAGTTTAAACTAATTTGAAATATCATTTGTATATAGAATTCAAAAACTATAGTCAAACTAGTGGCGCGTTTACTAATCTGTAATCAAATTGAGAGAAATTGGATTGAGGGGAAAttggattgagga of the Pyrus communis chromosome 1, drPyrComm1.1, whole genome shotgun sequence genome contains:
- the LOC137741080 gene encoding lecithin-cholesterol acyltransferase-like 1, producing the protein MMTAKSKTIRSENQIMKPSPGLKLLLVFSSMVLMLYKCQAGTTNLHPLILIPGNGGNQLEARLTNEYKPSSLLCNRWYPFQKKKDGWFRLWFDPTVLIAPFTSCFAQRMTLYYDAVSDDYHNAPGVQTRVPHFGSTESLLYLDPRLKHITGYMAPLVESLEKIGYVNDETLFGAPYDFRYGLAPEGHPCHVGSKFLQDLTHLVENASTSNGGKPVILVSHSLGGLFALQLLNRNPPSWRRQFIKHLVALCAPWGGTVDEMLTFASGNTLGVPLVDPLLVRGEQRSSESNLWLMPNPEIFGRKNLLVITPNATYSASDVPRFLDDIGFREGVHPYKTRVLGLMEELVAPGVPITCVVGSGVKTAETLFYGSNSFDEQPEIVYGDGDGTVNMVSLLAHESLWSDMKNQTLKTIRVPGVSHTAMLKDEDALDEIVREISGINSQLSFVENVSVQ